A part of Paenibacillus sp. 481 genomic DNA contains:
- a CDS encoding ABC transporter ATP-binding protein, translated as MRELIGVYSYAKHFKKDMYKAIAYLTTSVILGVAPYFIIYQIIMRFTGEESISIVYLGLMAGLILLCLVLRTHTQYKGLSASHHLAYDTLMGMRKRVADKLRMMPMGTIKKHSTGSLKKNFVENIEDMEIILAHAMPEGISNLLTSLIIALALFALDWRLALLALAVLPIGMIPVFLMVRDGSKRMGPYYKASKEMNENIIEYISGMEVIKVFNQTTSSFKKYITSVDEYKNSTLDWYKASWTYMTIYSIILPSTLLFLLPFGTMFYIDGTLTLSTFVLCILLAMSMGLPLMRLVEFLPIFPNLKQKAQKIEQLFNEKEMVDGHNHTVPTDYSVSFHHVSFAYDDKETIRDISFTAKENTVTALIGESGAGKSTLAKLLVRFWDIKHGEIRIGGIPITELSFETLMNSISYVSQDIFLFNTSIMENIRMGRPDATDAEVFEMAKMAQCHEFILKTEHGYHTIVGDAGDKLSGGQRQRIAIARAMLKNAPIIVLDEATSSTDPENEDKIQLALSGLIQGKTLIVIAHRLSTIVDANNIILLNKGKISAEGTHHELLSLSPIYQTMWQAHAESMNWDIATKERGK; from the coding sequence ATGCGAGAACTAATAGGTGTTTATTCTTATGCCAAACATTTTAAGAAAGACATGTATAAAGCAATTGCCTATTTAACGACAAGCGTTATTTTAGGCGTTGCCCCTTACTTTATCATTTATCAAATCATTATGCGCTTCACTGGAGAAGAGTCGATCTCAATTGTTTATTTAGGCCTAATGGCTGGGCTAATTCTCCTCTGTCTTGTACTCAGAACACATACTCAATATAAGGGATTGTCCGCCTCTCATCATCTGGCATACGATACGTTAATGGGCATGCGAAAAAGAGTGGCCGACAAATTGAGAATGATGCCTATGGGAACAATCAAAAAGCACAGCACAGGCAGCTTGAAAAAGAATTTTGTTGAAAATATCGAGGATATGGAAATTATTTTGGCGCACGCAATGCCCGAAGGCATTTCCAACCTGCTCACTTCCCTCATTATTGCGTTAGCGTTGTTCGCGCTTGACTGGCGCTTGGCACTGTTAGCGCTGGCCGTATTACCTATTGGCATGATTCCCGTATTTCTCATGGTGCGGGACGGCTCGAAAAGAATGGGCCCGTACTATAAGGCTTCCAAGGAAATGAATGAGAACATCATCGAATATATTTCCGGTATGGAAGTCATTAAAGTATTCAATCAGACTACATCATCTTTCAAAAAATATATTACCTCCGTAGACGAGTATAAAAATAGCACACTTGATTGGTATAAAGCTTCGTGGACATACATGACCATTTATAGTATTATCCTGCCGTCTACCCTTCTGTTCCTACTCCCATTCGGAACCATGTTTTACATTGACGGAACGCTTACGCTTAGCACATTTGTATTATGTATTTTGTTGGCCATGAGTATGGGACTCCCACTGATGCGACTCGTTGAATTTCTGCCCATTTTCCCAAATCTCAAGCAAAAAGCACAGAAGATTGAACAACTATTCAATGAAAAGGAAATGGTAGACGGTCACAATCATACCGTGCCAACCGATTACTCTGTTTCGTTTCACCATGTGTCCTTTGCTTACGATGACAAGGAAACGATTCGTGATATTTCCTTTACTGCAAAAGAAAACACCGTGACTGCACTCATTGGCGAGTCAGGTGCTGGAAAATCGACGCTGGCGAAGCTGCTCGTCAGATTTTGGGACATTAAACACGGTGAAATCAGAATCGGAGGTATACCGATAACGGAGCTTTCATTTGAAACGTTAATGAATTCCATCAGTTATGTATCACAAGATATTTTTCTGTTCAATACGTCGATTATGGAAAACATTCGTATGGGTAGACCTGATGCGACCGATGCTGAAGTATTCGAAATGGCCAAAATGGCCCAATGCCATGAATTTATCCTAAAGACCGAACATGGATATCACACTATCGTTGGAGACGCAGGCGACAAATTGTCTGGCGGACAGCGCCAACGAATTGCAATTGCTCGTGCAATGTTAAAAAATGCGCCGATTATTGTGCTAGATGAAGCTACGTCCTCTACCGATCCAGAAAATGAGGATAAAATTCAACTTGCCCTAAGCGGCCTTATTCAGGGAAAAACGCTTATTGTCATCGCGCATCGATTGTCGACCATTGTTGACGCGAACAATATTATTTTATTGAATAAAGGAAAAATATCGGCTGAGGGAACTCATCACGAGCTTCTTTCCCTTTCACCTATTTATCAAACCATGTGGCAGGCACATGCAGAATCTATGAATTGGGACATCGCCACCAAAGAAAGGGGCAAATAA
- a CDS encoding ABC transporter ATP-binding protein: MLRFIRRMLILAGDTAGKIKLAFVLSFVESLLSNVPIFAVLYIFTKMLDQSITPLDAWLSGGIMLAAIVVRCILRRMFVSLQSGTGYDICARERVSIGDRFKRFPMSYFTEGNKGNVTSAVSIDLLFIEEHGMGALDKVINGYIGIVIGSVLLFIMDWRIALVSLAMCIFSLFALEKLQNVGKEQSKIRQRQQASLTSSVLEYVQGISVIKSFNMTGDRAKSVKDTIERTRDHAIDYEEKFTPPSFRYQTCFSIATALVVLLATLFCYQGSMDMSVMLLLLIYVFYMYIPVKALSTLTSQIRVMEAGLDRYEQLKNVDIIDNDGKDITLDQFDIEFKNVSFAYEKSEAIKELSFKVPEKSMTALVGASGSGKSTIANLIVRFWDVQQGEVLVGGVNVKQMTCDSLLKNMSMVFQKVYLFNDTILNNIKFGKSDATYEEVVAAAKKARCHDFIMALENGYDTIVGEGGSTLSGGEKQRISIARAILKDAPIVLLDEATASVDPDNEKHIQLAINELVKNKTLVIIAHRLSTIRNADQILVIDNGSVIQTGTHDELMLQGGQYRNLWDKRSMARSWKIAATTEHSLEKSTVASTI, from the coding sequence GTGCTTCGTTTTATTCGTAGAATGCTTATCCTCGCTGGCGACACTGCCGGCAAGATTAAACTCGCGTTTGTATTAAGCTTTGTTGAAAGTTTACTATCTAATGTGCCGATATTTGCAGTTCTGTATATATTCACAAAAATGTTAGACCAGTCGATTACGCCGCTGGATGCGTGGCTGAGCGGTGGCATTATGTTGGCCGCTATTGTCGTAAGATGTATATTGCGACGCATGTTTGTTTCCTTACAGAGCGGGACAGGATATGATATCTGTGCTCGAGAAAGGGTTAGCATTGGCGACCGCTTCAAACGCTTTCCGATGAGCTATTTTACAGAGGGCAACAAGGGAAACGTAACTTCCGCTGTTTCCATTGACTTGTTATTTATCGAAGAGCATGGCATGGGGGCTCTGGATAAAGTCATTAACGGTTACATAGGCATTGTCATCGGGAGTGTGCTGCTGTTCATTATGGATTGGCGCATTGCACTAGTATCCTTAGCGATGTGTATTTTCTCGCTGTTTGCGCTTGAAAAGCTGCAAAATGTAGGCAAAGAGCAGTCTAAAATCAGACAGCGACAGCAAGCAAGCCTAACATCATCTGTGCTTGAATATGTACAGGGAATTTCCGTAATTAAGTCGTTCAACATGACCGGCGACAGAGCAAAATCGGTCAAAGACACGATCGAGCGCACACGTGACCACGCCATTGATTATGAGGAGAAGTTCACTCCTCCCAGCTTTCGCTATCAAACATGCTTTTCGATTGCAACTGCACTTGTTGTGTTACTAGCAACGCTATTTTGTTATCAAGGAAGCATGGATATGTCTGTCATGCTCCTGCTTCTCATTTATGTGTTCTATATGTATATTCCTGTAAAAGCACTATCGACGCTCACAAGCCAGATTCGGGTTATGGAAGCGGGACTTGACCGCTATGAGCAATTGAAAAATGTAGACATTATTGACAATGACGGCAAAGATATTACATTGGATCAATTTGATATCGAATTTAAAAACGTTTCGTTCGCTTATGAAAAAAGTGAGGCGATCAAAGAACTCAGCTTCAAGGTGCCCGAAAAAAGCATGACAGCTCTAGTGGGCGCGTCAGGTTCTGGTAAATCTACGATTGCGAATCTAATCGTCAGATTTTGGGATGTTCAGCAAGGCGAGGTTCTTGTCGGCGGAGTCAATGTGAAGCAGATGACATGTGACAGCCTGCTTAAAAATATGAGCATGGTGTTTCAAAAAGTGTATCTGTTTAACGATACGATTCTGAATAACATCAAGTTCGGAAAGTCTGATGCCACTTATGAAGAAGTCGTAGCCGCAGCTAAAAAAGCGCGTTGCCACGATTTCATTATGGCGCTAGAGAACGGATACGATACAATCGTCGGAGAAGGCGGCTCGACTTTGTCAGGTGGGGAGAAGCAGCGGATATCGATTGCAAGGGCTATTCTCAAAGACGCCCCCATTGTGCTATTAGATGAAGCAACAGCGAGTGTTGATCCAGACAACGAGAAACATATCCAATTAGCCATTAATGAGCTGGTCAAAAATAAAACACTTGTCATCATCGCGCATCGGCTGTCTACGATACGCAATGCGGATCAGATTCTTGTCATCGACAACGGATCGGTTATTCAAACAGGAACGCATGACGAACTTATGTTGCAAGGCGGCCAGTATCGCAATCTATGGGACAAGCGTTCCATGGCCCGCAGTTGGAAAATAGCTGCGACAACTGAACACTCGCTTGAAAAAAGCACAGTAGCGAGTACGATTTAA